From a region of the Roseivirga sp. 4D4 genome:
- a CDS encoding NAD(P)H-dependent glycerol-3-phosphate dehydrogenase, producing the protein MSDKVVGVLGAGSFGTAVANILARNSKVLLYARNPSSASEIQESRKSAGQELSDNITATHNLEEVAQRCNVIFPVVPSSNFRELILQLAPHLRPYHMMIHGTKGLDLQIPEVKGPNFVLGKEHVSTMSEIIRKETVVVRVGCMAGPNLASELSTGHPAATVIASPFTEVIQEGKALLRSENFQVYGNADLRGVELCGILKNIIAIASGILSGLGMGENSRGLLVSRGLVEMIYLGQALGGEISSFVGLAGIGDLVATTTSTNSRNFTLGFKIAEGKSLDQALDEMDEVAEGINTIKIVKQLADSQGLKPLITETLHKILFDGMTPENGVNFLMRHQANIDIDFL; encoded by the coding sequence ATGTCTGATAAAGTAGTTGGTGTCTTAGGGGCTGGCAGTTTTGGAACGGCCGTAGCCAATATTCTTGCTAGGAATAGCAAAGTGTTGCTATATGCCCGAAACCCTTCTAGTGCTTCAGAAATTCAGGAATCGAGAAAGTCAGCAGGCCAAGAGCTTTCTGACAATATCACTGCCACACATAACCTTGAGGAAGTTGCGCAACGGTGCAATGTTATCTTTCCTGTGGTGCCTTCTTCTAACTTTAGAGAGCTGATACTGCAACTAGCACCTCATCTCAGGCCTTACCACATGATGATTCATGGTACTAAAGGGCTCGACCTTCAAATACCTGAGGTGAAGGGTCCGAATTTTGTCCTTGGCAAAGAGCATGTGTCGACTATGAGCGAGATTATCAGAAAGGAAACAGTTGTCGTTCGCGTAGGATGCATGGCTGGTCCTAACTTAGCCTCAGAACTATCTACAGGGCATCCTGCTGCTACGGTAATTGCCTCTCCCTTTACAGAAGTCATTCAAGAAGGCAAGGCGCTTTTACGATCAGAGAACTTTCAGGTGTATGGCAATGCCGATTTGAGGGGTGTAGAGCTGTGCGGAATTCTTAAAAATATTATCGCGATTGCCTCCGGAATTCTTTCTGGCTTAGGTATGGGAGAGAATTCTCGAGGTCTTTTGGTAAGTAGAGGTCTGGTTGAAATGATATATCTGGGCCAGGCCCTTGGTGGAGAAATATCATCTTTTGTAGGGCTGGCTGGTATAGGTGACCTCGTAGCCACCACAACCAGCACAAACAGTAGAAACTTCACCCTTGGCTTCAAAATAGCTGAAGGCAAAAGCCTGGATCAAGCACTTGATGAAATGGATGAGGTTGCTGAGGGTATCAATACGATCAAAATCGTGAAACAACTGGCAGATAGCCAAGGACTCAAACCTTTAATTACTGAGACCCTCCACAAGATTTTGTTTGATGGCATGACCCCAGAAAATGGCGTCAACTTTCTCATGCGTCATCAAGCGAATATCGATATTGACTTCCTAT
- a CDS encoding 1-acyl-sn-glycerol-3-phosphate acyltransferase, translating into MSPDYVKKKYEPIVRGGINEWPVVALSRNREEFIEEVATESIRRIKDAAPTRDALIEELETTVFREKLRIKRNPWAVDPEDDGDFLKLVKERLLEVSQSDDNEEKDEKLDEILEEIVTRYASEIAGNFKKSRYRMARSIVTFGFARLLNASRARGFWSIFSTQYTLQDKINITGEVDQLRTLAKKGTIVMVPTHFSNLDSILIGWVINALGLPAFIYGAGLNLFNIKIISYFLNSLGAYKVDRRKKNMLYLETLKSYSSLAMQRGCHSLFFPGGTRSRSGKIEKRLKLGLLSTAIEAQRVNYQKGKRDSLEKIFVVPVTLNYNFVLEAPSLIRQFLRLQGQERYYVENDEYSTSYKISAFLVKFFTKGSDISVSIGKAMDVLGNYVDEQGESYDKNGRVIDTQEYFTLDGKVISQNEQREDEYTRMLSERIVEEFHRINKVFASHLVAFTAFVIFKKKFRKLDLYNLLRLPEEDLVIDYEEFKASFEGVLRKVHNLYNEGKVNISPYLTGDPDRIIKHGLKNVGMYHSKRPLVRNRAGDITTQDLNLLFYYHNRLDGYELEKYV; encoded by the coding sequence ATCTCACCAGACTACGTAAAGAAAAAATACGAACCTATCGTTCGTGGAGGCATCAATGAGTGGCCAGTCGTTGCCCTTAGTAGAAACCGAGAAGAATTCATTGAAGAAGTAGCTACCGAAAGCATTAGGCGCATCAAAGACGCTGCCCCAACGCGTGATGCACTAATCGAAGAGTTAGAAACCACAGTTTTCCGAGAAAAACTTCGAATTAAAAGAAATCCTTGGGCGGTTGACCCCGAAGATGATGGCGACTTTCTCAAACTCGTCAAAGAGAGGCTACTAGAGGTCTCTCAAAGCGATGACAACGAGGAAAAAGATGAAAAACTCGATGAAATTCTCGAAGAGATTGTAACCCGCTATGCCAGTGAGATTGCTGGCAACTTCAAGAAGTCTCGTTATCGGATGGCCCGATCTATCGTAACCTTTGGCTTTGCCAGATTGCTCAATGCTTCACGTGCCAGAGGTTTCTGGTCAATTTTCAGTACACAGTATACGCTTCAAGATAAAATCAATATCACTGGAGAAGTAGATCAACTGAGAACCCTAGCAAAAAAGGGTACTATTGTAATGGTCCCTACTCATTTCAGTAATCTCGACTCAATTCTAATTGGTTGGGTTATCAATGCATTGGGTTTGCCTGCATTTATCTATGGTGCTGGGCTCAACCTTTTCAACATTAAGATCATTTCGTATTTCTTGAATAGCCTTGGCGCCTATAAGGTCGATCGAAGAAAGAAGAACATGCTCTATCTAGAGACTTTGAAGTCTTATTCGAGTCTAGCGATGCAAAGAGGCTGCCATAGTCTTTTCTTCCCAGGAGGAACCAGATCAAGATCTGGCAAAATTGAAAAACGTCTCAAGCTGGGACTCCTTAGTACTGCGATCGAAGCGCAACGGGTCAATTATCAAAAAGGTAAAAGGGATTCGCTTGAAAAAATCTTTGTTGTTCCGGTCACATTGAACTATAACTTCGTATTAGAAGCTCCTAGTTTAATCCGTCAATTCCTTAGGCTTCAGGGTCAGGAGCGATATTATGTAGAGAATGACGAGTATTCTACCTCATATAAAATTTCGGCATTTCTAGTAAAGTTCTTTACAAAAGGATCTGACATATCGGTTTCCATAGGTAAGGCCATGGATGTACTGGGCAACTACGTTGATGAACAAGGGGAGAGCTATGATAAGAATGGAAGAGTTATTGACACACAAGAATACTTTACGCTTGATGGCAAGGTAATCTCTCAGAACGAGCAACGGGAGGACGAATACACTCGAATGCTCAGCGAACGAATTGTTGAAGAGTTTCACCGCATCAATAAGGTTTTTGCCAGCCATCTGGTGGCGTTCACGGCCTTTGTCATCTTCAAAAAGAAATTTAGAAAACTTGATCTTTACAACCTCCTGAGACTACCAGAGGAAGACCTAGTGATTGACTATGAAGAGTTTAAGGCTTCATTTGAAGGTGTATTGAGAAAAGTACATAACCTGTACAATGAAGGTAAAGTCAATATATCACCTTACCTTACGGGAGACCCAGATCGGATTATCAAGCATGGTTTGAAAAATGTGGGCATGTACCACTCTAAGCGTCCGCTTGTAAGAAACCGAGCTGGAGATATCACGACTCAGGATTTAAATTTACTATTCTATTATCACAACAGGCTTGACGGCTATGAACTCGAAAAGTATGTCTGA
- a CDS encoding aminotransferase class I/II-fold pyridoxal phosphate-dependent enzyme: protein MNQKSKLEDLLTKRKEQGSFRNLGTIPYDKVDFSSNDYLGLARSKDLKSIIVEQYNQSNHLNGSTGSRLLTGNKEVTEECERDLAKLFGVEQTTLFNSGYMANLALFSTLPQRGDTIVYDEYSHACIKDGCRLSLASRRSFKHNDLLDLEKKLKVAEGEVYVACESVYSMDGDQAPLEALAKLANTYGAKLIVDEAHSTGVFGVNGSGLVAELGLQNSVFAVIYTFGKAVGIHGACIAGDSSLKEFITNFSRPFIYTTAPSPFEIISIQSAFKYLRNHPSLSLNLHSKIEDFNRQLPQFASPSAIKSVIIGGNKKTKSIASQLQGKGFDIRPILSPTVKEGSERLRVCLHTFNTEEEIDLICHLLKNSLG from the coding sequence ATGAATCAAAAATCAAAACTTGAAGACCTTCTGACTAAGCGTAAGGAACAAGGATCCTTCAGAAACTTGGGTACTATACCATATGATAAGGTCGACTTCTCCTCAAACGATTACCTGGGCCTTGCTAGATCTAAGGATCTAAAGAGCATTATTGTTGAGCAATACAATCAATCCAATCACCTGAATGGCTCCACTGGTTCCAGGCTTCTGACAGGTAATAAGGAGGTGACAGAGGAATGCGAGAGGGATCTTGCCAAACTCTTTGGGGTTGAACAGACTACTCTTTTCAATTCGGGTTACATGGCCAATCTGGCCCTTTTTTCCACTTTACCACAGCGGGGAGATACTATTGTCTATGATGAATATTCGCATGCTTGTATTAAAGATGGTTGTCGACTAAGTCTGGCTAGTAGAAGGTCCTTCAAACACAATGACCTTCTTGATCTAGAGAAAAAGTTAAAAGTTGCCGAAGGAGAAGTGTACGTTGCCTGTGAATCGGTTTACTCCATGGATGGAGATCAGGCACCTCTTGAAGCACTGGCTAAGCTAGCCAACACCTACGGGGCCAAACTTATTGTTGATGAAGCGCATAGCACAGGCGTGTTTGGAGTTAATGGTTCAGGCCTAGTCGCTGAATTAGGGCTTCAAAACAGCGTTTTTGCAGTGATCTACACTTTCGGCAAAGCCGTGGGTATTCATGGCGCTTGTATAGCAGGCGATAGTAGTTTAAAAGAATTCATCACCAATTTCAGCAGACCATTTATCTACACTACGGCTCCCAGTCCGTTCGAGATTATTTCTATACAGTCAGCTTTTAAGTATTTGAGGAATCACCCCAGCCTGAGTCTTAATCTGCATAGCAAAATAGAGGACTTCAACCGTCAGCTTCCACAGTTTGCGAGCCCATCTGCTATTAAGTCAGTGATTATTGGAGGGAATAAAAAAACCAAGTCGATCGCTTCTCAACTTCAAGGTAAGGGCTTCGATATTCGGCCAATTCTCAGCCCGACAGTCAAAGAAGGCTCAGAAAGACTAAGGGTTTGTCTCCATACATTTAACACAGAAGAAGAAATTGACTTAATTTGTCACCTCTTGAAGAATTCGCTGGGTTAA
- a CDS encoding lipid A deacylase LpxR family protein produces MSQILIIFAPSREYMYLRGFLLFLSLFLSTQLYAQDSLMNSEYSLRNDNDFYLLNDSDRYYSNGLIFNYRWVPKLTSGQDSTKRVFDVGVAHRIYTPQDLLISDFEEFHRPYAGILSGSVSYTTYRKKTTRRSIGLEFGLIGKASGGQGFQEWYHNAVGFPAPRGWEYQIPNEFIIDFKGEFDRQIVLTPGVLDLISSSSFSLGSGFTHAMQRVDIRLGKLQWLRNSAFTNALIGRGSDQTPRHNYIFLGYGLQYVAHNITIDGSIWNDNAPHTETSRPWVRHLRVGFASSSRNATFKFTYNWSSPEVSHIGRHAYIALELQLRFLKKD; encoded by the coding sequence TTGAGTCAAATTTTAATCATTTTTGCCCCAAGTCGTGAATATATGTATTTGAGGGGTTTTCTTCTTTTTCTTTCACTATTCTTATCTACTCAGTTGTACGCTCAAGACAGCCTGATGAATAGTGAGTATTCATTGCGTAATGACAATGACTTCTACCTACTAAATGACAGCGATCGGTATTATTCGAATGGGCTGATTTTCAATTATCGTTGGGTACCAAAATTGACCTCTGGCCAGGATTCCACCAAACGAGTTTTTGACGTAGGTGTGGCCCACAGGATTTATACCCCTCAAGATTTATTGATAAGTGATTTTGAAGAGTTTCATCGTCCTTATGCAGGGATACTTTCAGGGTCTGTGAGCTATACAACCTACAGAAAGAAGACAACTCGAAGGTCCATTGGACTAGAGTTTGGTTTGATTGGAAAGGCCTCTGGTGGTCAGGGTTTTCAAGAATGGTATCACAATGCCGTTGGCTTTCCAGCACCTAGAGGTTGGGAGTATCAAATACCAAACGAATTCATTATTGATTTTAAGGGGGAGTTTGACCGGCAAATAGTGTTGACTCCGGGTGTTCTGGATTTAATTTCCAGTTCGTCTTTTTCCTTAGGTAGCGGGTTCACACATGCCATGCAAAGAGTTGATATAAGGCTTGGCAAGTTGCAGTGGTTACGAAATTCTGCATTTACCAATGCGCTAATTGGAAGAGGTAGTGATCAAACGCCAAGGCATAACTACATTTTCTTAGGTTACGGCCTTCAGTACGTTGCGCATAATATTACCATCGATGGCTCCATTTGGAATGATAATGCACCGCATACTGAAACTTCACGTCCGTGGGTCAGGCATCTTAGGGTAGGGTTTGCATCAAGCTCCAGAAACGCAACATTCAAGTTTACCTATAATTGGTCCAGCCCAGAAGTCAGCCATATTGGCAGGCACGCTTATATAGCTTTGGAATTACAACTGAGATTTCTCAAAAAAGACTAA
- a CDS encoding polyprenyl synthetase family protein yields MALKLKEIQAPVASEMIEFEEKFRSLMKSKVFLIDKIMSYIVKRKGKQMRPMFVFLSSGTCGNITDRTYRGASLIELLHTASLVHDDVVDDSNFRRGFFSINALWKNKIAVLVGDYLLSRGLLLSVDHEDYDLLKIVSEAVREMSEGELLQMAKARSLDITEDLYYEVIKQKTASLIASCCAVGAASAGQDKDIIMRMKEFGLQVGMAFQIKDDLFDYGSHEIGKPLGIDIKEKKMTLPLIYALQQSTGTEKRRIKRIVKSNSQNQKKIQEVIDHVKTSGGIEYAESVMHDFYNKSTQILNEFPDSDYRTSLGQLVKFTIERSK; encoded by the coding sequence ATGGCACTGAAACTGAAAGAAATACAAGCCCCAGTAGCTTCTGAAATGATTGAATTTGAAGAGAAATTCAGGTCATTAATGAAAAGCAAAGTATTTCTGATTGATAAAATAATGAGCTACATCGTGAAGCGCAAGGGAAAGCAAATGCGTCCGATGTTCGTTTTTTTATCCTCAGGAACCTGTGGTAACATTACGGATAGAACTTATCGAGGGGCCTCTCTGATAGAACTTTTGCATACTGCTAGTCTGGTTCATGATGATGTTGTGGATGATTCGAATTTTAGAAGAGGGTTCTTTTCAATTAATGCACTTTGGAAAAATAAGATTGCAGTTTTGGTAGGTGACTACTTATTGTCCCGAGGTCTTTTGTTATCAGTGGATCACGAGGATTATGATTTACTGAAGATCGTTTCTGAAGCTGTTCGTGAAATGAGCGAAGGTGAGTTATTGCAAATGGCGAAGGCAAGGAGTCTTGATATCACTGAAGACTTATACTACGAGGTGATTAAGCAGAAAACTGCATCTCTGATCGCTTCTTGCTGTGCTGTGGGTGCTGCTTCCGCGGGTCAAGATAAGGACATCATAATGCGTATGAAAGAGTTCGGCCTTCAGGTTGGTATGGCGTTTCAAATCAAGGATGACTTATTTGACTATGGATCGCATGAGATTGGCAAACCGTTAGGAATTGACATCAAAGAGAAGAAAATGACTTTGCCTTTGATCTATGCATTGCAACAATCCACTGGAACCGAAAAGCGAAGGATTAAGAGAATTGTCAAAAGTAATAGCCAAAACCAAAAGAAGATTCAGGAAGTGATTGACCATGTCAAGACTTCGGGAGGAATAGAATACGCTGAGTCAGTAATGCATGACTTTTATAATAAATCCACACAAATTCTCAATGAGTTTCCTGATTCTGACTACAGAACTTCTCTAGGTCAGCTTGTCAAATTCACCATCGAGAGATCCAAATAG